One window of the Vigna radiata var. radiata cultivar VC1973A chromosome 1, Vradiata_ver6, whole genome shotgun sequence genome contains the following:
- the LOC106763365 gene encoding biotin carboxyl carrier protein of acetyl-CoA carboxylase 2, chloroplastic-like, whose protein sequence is MASFSVPCPKCPSTSSPSPGFKSQLVPFQSGFSFKPFLSFRSLSAESASSRIQCANRKQFSVLKAAKVESSNSNSAPVIVKEPNVASSKEKDVPNGKHSGGTVADEASVTAFISQVSDLIKLVDSRDIVELQLKQSDCELMIRKKEALQPPPAPASPPPMHYAAFPPPPPAAPAAAPTSSSPPKAVPALPAPGKASSSSHPPLKSPMAGTFYRSPGPGEPPFVKVGDKVKKGQVICIIEAMKLMNEIEADQSGTIAEILIEDSKPVSLETPLFVIVP, encoded by the exons ATGGCCTCATTCTCGGTCCCATGCCCCAAGTGCCCTTCTACTTCATCTCCCTCTCCTGGGTTCAAATCCCAGCTTGTTCCATTTCAAAGTGGGTTCAGCTTCAAGCCTTTTCTATCATTCAGATCTTTGTCTGCTGAATCTGCATCATCTAGGATTCAG TGTGCTAACAGGAAGCAATTTTCTGTTCTGAAG GCTGCTAAAGTTGAAAGTTCTAATTCTAATTCTGCCCCTGTAATTGTCAAAGAACCTAATGTTGcttcatcaaaagaaaaagatgtgcCTAATGGAAAACACTCTGGGGGCACTGTTGCAGATGAAGCTTCAGTTACTGCATTCATCTCTCAAGTTTCAGACCTTATAAA ACTTGTTGATTCAAGAGATATTGTGGAACTTCAACTTAAGCAATCAGATTGTGAGCTCATGATTAGAAAGAAAGAAGCACTGCAGCCTCCACCGGCCCCAGCATCACCACCTCCAATGCACTATGCTGCATTCCCACCACCGCCTCCAGCAGCACCTGCAGCTGCTCCTACTAGCTCCTCGCCTCCAAAAGCAGTGCCTGCCTTGCCTGCCCCTGGAAAAGCAAGCTCATCTTCTCACCCACCACTGAAAAGTCCAATGGCAGGAACTTTCTACAGGAGTCCAGGACCTGGTGAACCGCCATTTGTCAAG GTGGGCGATAAAGTGAAGAAAGGTCAGGTTATTTGCATTATTGAGGCTATGAAACTGATGAATGAAATTGAG GCTGATCAGTCAGGAACAATAGCTGAGATATTGATTGAGGATAGCAAGCCAGTCAGTTTAGAAACG CCTCTTTTTGTAATAGTTCCATGA